The Streptomyces sp. 135 sequence GAGGCGCGCGTGGTGTTGGCGTCGATGCCGATGCCCCACAGCACCTTGTCGCCGATCGCGCACTCGATGTACGAGGCGGCCTGCGCGGACGCGCCCTCGCTCATCGTGTGCTCCTGGTAGTCCAGCAGGCGTACGTCGATGCCGATGCCCTGCAGCGCGTCGAAGAACGCGGAGATCGGGCCGTTGCCGCAACCGGTCAGAACGGTGTCCGCGCCGTCCAGCGTGGCCTCGACGGTGAGGGTGTCGACGCCGTCGGTGTCGGTCGTCGTCTGGCCGTTCTTGACCTGAATCCGACCCCAGGGGTTCTCGGGGTTGGGCAGGTACTCATCCTGGAAGACGCTCCAGATCGCGCCCGGCGTGACCTCGCCGCCCTCGGCGTCGGTCTTCGCCTGGATGATCTTCGAGAACTCGATCTGCATGCGGCGCGGCAGGTCCAGCTTGTGGTCGTTCTTCAGGACGTACGCGATGCCGCCCTTGCCGGACTGCGAGTTGACGCGGATGACGGCCTCATAGGAGCGGCCGACGTCCTTGGGGTCGATGGGCAGGTACGGCACGGCCCACTCGATGTCGTCGACGGTCTTGCCCGCGGCCGCCGCCCGGGTCTCCAGCGCGTCGAAGCCCTTCTTGATGGCGTCCTGGTGGGAGCCGGAGAAGGCGGTGTAGACCAGGTCGCCCGCGTAGGGGTGGCGGGGGTGGACCTCCATCTGCGTGCAGTACTCGTACACGCGCCGGACCTCGTCGATGTCCGAGAAGTCGATCTGCGGGTCGACGCCCTGGGAGAAGAGGTTCATGCCCAGGGTGACCAGGTCGACGTTGCCGGTGCGCTCGCCCTGGCCGAACAGGCAGCCCTCGACGCGGTCGCCGCCGGCCATGACGGCCAGCTCGGCGGCGGCGACGGCGGTGCCGCGGTCGTTGTGCGGGTGGATGGACAGGCAGACGAACTCGCGCCGCGAGAGGTTGCGGGACATCCACTCGAAGCGGTCCGCGTGGGTGGAGGGCGTGGAGCGCTCGACCGTGGCGGGCAGGTTCAGGATGATCTCGCGGTCGGCGTCGGGCTGCCAGACGTCCATGACGCCTTCGCAGACCTCCAGGGCGAAGTCCAGCTCGGTGTCGGTGAAGATCTCGGGGCTGTACTGGTATCCGAACGTCGTACGGTCGTCCAGCAGCTTGTCGGCGTACTCCATCACCAGCCGCGTGCCGTCCACGGCGATCTGCTTGACGGCGTCGCGCGAGCCGCGGAAGACGACGTCGCGCCAGACGGGCGCGGTCGCGTTGTACAGGTGGACGGTCGCGCGGCGGGCGCCCTTCAGGGACTCCACGGTGCGCTCGATCAGCTCTTCACGGGCCTGCGTCAGGACGGAGATCGTCACGTCCTCGGGGATCGCGTCCTCGTCCTCGATGATGGAGCGCACGAAGTCGAAGTCGGTCTGGCCCGAGGAGGGGAAGCCGACCTCGATCTCCTTGTAGCCCATGCGTACCAGCAGGTCGAACATGGCGCGCTTGCGGGCCGGGGACATGGGGTCGATCAGCGCTTGGTTGCCGTCGCGCAGGTCGGTGGAGAGCCAGCGGGGGGCGACGGTGATCCGCTTGTCCGGCCAGGTGCGGTCCGGGATGCCGACCTGCTCGTACTGGCCGTACTTGTGGATCGGCATGGACGTGGGGCGCTGGAAGTTCGGCATGTGCGGGGCTCCTCGGAAGTGTCCTGAAGGACGGCCGACGGTCTTAGCGCAACGCCGAACTCCGCGGGGAGGGGGTCGGCCTCGACTACAGGCCCTCGCCGCGGCAGCTAAGGAGAAGCAGCCCGAATCGCATGATGTGCCGCAGCCTAGCCGAGCCGCGCTCTGTGCGCGGGCCCGTATCAGTATGCGGGACCGCCGCCGGATAAACCCCTAGTGGTGATCAATCCCTCTATTTCAGCAATCATGGTTGCAGCTAGTGACAGCGGCATGACCCAGTGCCACATTGCCGCCATGACCGCCAACCCCACGGGCTTCGACCCCGTCTTCTGCACCATCGTGCCGCCCCACGTCCTGGACACCCTGGCCCGGAGCCAGGACCCGGCACTCGCCGCACCCGCCCGCCGCACCCTGGAGCGGGACTCCATCGAGCGCACCCGCCGCCGGCTGACGACCGTCATCGGCGCGCCCGCGGTCGCCGCACCCGAGGAGGCCGCGGCGGGCAAGCCCCACCGCACCATCCACGACGCCGAGCGCCGC is a genomic window containing:
- the leuA gene encoding 2-isopropylmalate synthase, whose product is MPNFQRPTSMPIHKYGQYEQVGIPDRTWPDKRITVAPRWLSTDLRDGNQALIDPMSPARKRAMFDLLVRMGYKEIEVGFPSSGQTDFDFVRSIIEDEDAIPEDVTISVLTQAREELIERTVESLKGARRATVHLYNATAPVWRDVVFRGSRDAVKQIAVDGTRLVMEYADKLLDDRTTFGYQYSPEIFTDTELDFALEVCEGVMDVWQPDADREIILNLPATVERSTPSTHADRFEWMSRNLSRREFVCLSIHPHNDRGTAVAAAELAVMAGGDRVEGCLFGQGERTGNVDLVTLGMNLFSQGVDPQIDFSDIDEVRRVYEYCTQMEVHPRHPYAGDLVYTAFSGSHQDAIKKGFDALETRAAAAGKTVDDIEWAVPYLPIDPKDVGRSYEAVIRVNSQSGKGGIAYVLKNDHKLDLPRRMQIEFSKIIQAKTDAEGGEVTPGAIWSVFQDEYLPNPENPWGRIQVKNGQTTTDTDGVDTLTVEATLDGADTVLTGCGNGPISAFFDALQGIGIDVRLLDYQEHTMSEGASAQAASYIECAIGDKVLWGIGIDANTTRASLKAVVSAVNRAAR